GTAGAGCAGGATGGCCTCCTTGACCCACGCGTTCACCCGCCACGCGCCATCCACCTTTTCCGCCACGCGGATCTCGCCGCGATCGAGCAGGGCGATGGTTTCCTCCACCGCCCGCGCGGTGTCGCCGTCCTTGAGGCGATCGCGGTCGGTGAACGCCTCTGAAATCCGCTGCTGCAGTTCGTCCCGCTCCATCCGTCCTCCCATGTCCGTATCTGGCCGCGTCCGGCTCCGTGCCGGCGGGCGCCCAACGTAGCGCGGCGCCCGCCCCCGCGCGACCCCGCGCGCGGGACGCGGGCCCTTAGCCATTCGCGCGCATGATGTTAGATTGTCGCCCGGCCGCGCCGCCGCTCCGGCAGCGCATCCATCGCCCGTGCACACCGTTCCATGCGAGACGCACGCCGTTCTCTGGTGGCCTTGGTCGCGGCCTCCATCGCCATCATCGTGGGCGCGGGGGTGGCCATGTCGCCCCGCCCCGCGCCGGCCTGGGTGGGCACCGCGTACGACCCCGCGCCCGCGGGCAACTTCGCCCTGCGCGACCAGGACGGCCGCGCCGTGACGCTGGAAAGCTTCCGGGGCCATCCCGTGCTGCTCTTCTTCGGCTATACGCGGTGCCCGGACATCTGCCCGCTGACGCTGCAGAAGCTGACCGCGGCCGTGCGCGCGCAGGGCCGCGCCGGCCGCGACATGCGCATCGTGCTCATCACCACGGACCCGGCCAACGACACGCCCGCCGTGCTCAAGGCGTATGCCGCGCCCTTCGGCCCGCAGGTGGTGGGATTGACGGGGGACAGCACCGCCGTGGTCGCCTCGCGCACGGCGTACGGCGCGTACATCGCGCCCGTGGGCACCGCGTCCGCCAGCGCCGGGCACGCGGGTCATGCGATGCCCGCGGCCTCCGGGCACGCCGGCCACTCGATGCCGGCGGCCTCCGCCAGGGCGCCGGTGATGGCGCATTCCGGCGCGGTGTACGGCATTGACAGCGACGGCAACCTGCGCGTGGTGATCTCGGAGATCAGCACGCCGGACGAGGCGCGGCACGACGTGGCGCTTCTCGCGCGGATGTGAGCCTGCTCGCCACCTTTACCGCCGTCCGCTACACGCCGCGCCGGGCTGGCTGGGGCGCGCTGCACATGGCCACGCAGCGCCCGCTGCTGGCGCGCACGCCCGGCCTTCGCTTCGCGCGATTGATGGGGAGCGGCGCGGGAATCGGCTTCAGCGCCGTCCCCGATCCGCTGCTGTGGACGCTGTTCGCGGTGTGGGAGGATGAGGCGCACTGGGAGAGTTTTCGCGACGGATCCGCCGTGATGCGCCAGTACGCGGCGCGCGGCGAGGAGCGCTACACCCTGCGCCTGCGGCCTCTTTCGGCGCACGGCCGGTGGGGCGGGGAAGCGCCGTTCGGCGAGCCGTCGTTGAAAGCCGCGGCGGATGAGCCCGTCGTGGTTCTCACCCGCGCGTCCATCCGCCTGTCCCGCGCGGCGCGGTTCTGGTCGCGCGTGCACCCCGTGGACGAGACGCTGCGCGGCAACGCGGATCTGCTCCTGACGTTCGGCGTGGGCGAAGTGCCGTGGCTGAGGCAGGCCACGCTGAGCGTGTGGCGCTCCGCCGAGGCGATGCGCGCCTGGGCCTATCGTACGCCGGAGCACGCCGAAGTTGTCCGCCGCACCCGCGCGGAGGGCTGGTACAGCGAGGAACTGTTCACGCGCTTCCGGCTGCTGGGTACGGAAGGCACGCTGCACGGCGCCGATCCGCTTGCCTCGCTCGGGACGCCTGATCCGTGAACTGCCGTTTCACACGGAGGCCACGGAGGAGGCACGGAGGTCACGGAGGACTGCACGGCAACAGATGGGCATCACACAGAGTTAACAGGAACAGAAAGAACCCGGGGGACGGTTGCCTGCGCCGCTCCTTGGGTTCTTTCTGTTGACTCTGTTAACTCTGTGTGATGATTTCAGTTGTCCGTCCTCTGCGTCTCTGCTGCTCTGCGTGAGGTTCATCGTTTCCGCTGTTCCTCCGTGACCTCCGTGCATCCTCCGTGACCTCCGTGTGAAACGGCAGTTGCCAGTCTCAGGAAGCGCACGAAGGCAGAGGGATCAACGGTCGATCTGATCGGCCGTGCTCTGCTTCGGCTTCAGCGTGACGTCGCGGTTCAGATCCATCTGCTGCTGAATGCGCGGCGACGAGCCTTCCGGCGCAATGCCCAGGCGCATCCGCGTGTCGCGCCACTTGAGGCGGATGTCCGCGGTCTTGTGCGGCGGCGGCTCGTACCCGAACGCGCGCCACGTTCCCGGCGGCACCTGACCTTTGGCGCCGACGTGAGAGACGAACGAATCCGTCCATGCATCGAACCGCTCCATGAACGGCGCCTCGCGGACCATGTCTTCCGCCTGGTTGTCGCTGTACGGCACGCCGACGCCAGTGTCCGCATAGCTCCAGAGCGCGTCCGGCACCTCGATTCCGCTGTACCGGCACTGCCACACGAAGGGCGCGTACGCGTTGCGCATCCGCTCGAACGGCTCCTCATCCACGGGAAACCACTCCTTGTGGCGCAGCAGCCTGGGCCGCCCGTCCTCATCCAGCTCGTCCGATCCCTGGTCGCCGTAGCAGAAGAAGCCCGCCGTGCGCCCCTCCAGGTGATTGGCGGAAAGCGCCTTCCACTCGGGCGAGTGCTCCAGCCGCATCGCCTTTTCCGGATCCTTGTGGTCGATCAACCCCTCGTCCGGATTCCCCCCGCTGGCGCAGACGAGCCGGTCGAACATGAGCTTGAGGTTGCTGCTGGGCGCGTACCAGTTCACCGGGCCGATGACGGCCCACGCGTCGGCCAGGTCCAGGCGCGCGTACAGGTCCAGGTCCCACATCAGGTCCGGCTCGGCCTTGTCGCCCTTCTGGTAGCAGTTGCACGGCCAGCAGCATAGCGCCATGGACGTCGACACGCACGCGTTGCAGCTCTGGATGCGGGAGCGCGCGTACACGTTGCCCAGGTCCTCCACGTCGACCTCCCACTCCGCGGGAAGGCGGTCGGCCATGCGCATCATGAGCGTGCGCGACTTGCTGTCCACGCCCGGACAGTTGTACTGGCGCCGCTGCGAGCCGGCGATCAGCAGTACGCGCAGGGGCCGCCGGTCGTGCGGCAAGCGGCCGTTCTCGTCATCGGGCTTCATCCCGTCCTCCGCGATGGAATTCCCCCTCTTCCCGCCGCGCGCCACGGGCGAAGATCATGCCCGGAACCCCAGCGTTTCCGCCGCGCGGACCCCCCATTCCCCATTCCCTATTCCCTATTCCCTGTCCGTTCAGCTATCTTTCCCGGCTCAACCGCACCCGCGCAGCGCCATGTCAACGCTACCGTACAACCATCTGATCGCCGTCCCCGCCGGGGGCCCGCCCGACGACGTCGAGGCCGCCCACGACGAGCACCGCAACCCGGGCACGGCGCTGGACCTGGACTGGGTGGAATCCGTCCGGGTGAACCGCAGCGCCGTGGAGCGGCGCGCGGGCTCCCTTTCCGGCCGCCGCACGGTCAAGAAGCAGTGGCAGGCCGCGTGGCTGCTGCGCGCCATCACCCTGATGGACCTGACGACGCTTTCCGGCGACGACACCGCGGGGAACGTGCGCCGGCTCTGCGCCAAGGCGCGCCATCCCGTGCGCCCGGAGCTGCTTCGCGCGCTGGGGGTGGAGCACCTGCCCATCCACACCGCCGCCGTCTGCGTGTACCACGCGCTGGTGCCCACGGCCGTGGAAGCGCTGGAGGGATCGGGGATTCCCGTCGCCGCCGTGTCCACCGGCTTCCCGTCCGGGCTGTCGCCCATGGAGCAGCGCATCCAGGAAATCCACGCGTCCGTGAACGCCGGCGCGCGGGAGATCGACATCGTCATCACCCGCGGGCACGTGCTCACCGGCAACTGGCAGGCGCTGTACGACGAGGTCAAGGCGTTCCGCCAGGCGTGCGGGCCCGCGCACCTCAAGGCCATCCTGGGCACGGGCGAGCTGGCCACGCTGCGCAACGTGGGCCGCGCCAGCATGGTGGCCATGATGGCGGGCGCGGACTTCATCAAGACGTCCACCGGCAAGGAAACGGAGAACGCCACCCTTCCCGTCGGACTGGTGATGGCGCGCGCCATCCGCGAGTACCGCGAGCGCAGCGGCCACGTGGTGGGCTTCAAGCCGGCGGGCGGCATCAAGACCGCCAAGCAGGCGCTGGACTGGATGCTGATGATGAAGGAGGAGCTGGGGCCGGATTACGTGCGGCCGGACCTGTTCCGCTTCGGCGCCAGTTCGCTGCTGAACGACATCGAACGGCAGCTGGACCACCACGTGAACGGGCGCTACGCCGCCGGATACCGGCAGCCGATGGCCTGACCGTCTCGCGGGCGGCCCTCCCCGGGCCGCCCGTCGCTTTTCCCTCCTCGCGGTACCCCCGATGGACACCACGCTTTCTCCTGCGCCCGCGTCCGCCACGCCGGAACCGATCGCCGCGCCCGGCGGCCACCCCGCGCTTATTCCTGGCGACGGACCGGTTGCCGCCGTCGATGTGGCTCCCGCGCGCATCCTGGCGCCTCCGCCGCCCGTGCCCGCATGCGCCAACTGCGGCGCGGCGCTCACCGGCCGCTTCTGCGCGGAGTGCGGGCAGAAGCGGGTGGAGGGCCGGCTCAGCGTACGCCAGGTCGCAATGGAGACGGTGGCCAGCGCCGCGGACATGGACCGCGGCCTGCTGCACACCGTGGCGGGGCTCACTCTGCGCCCCGGCGAGGTGGTGCGCGACTACCTGAACGGGGCCACCGTGCGCTGGACCGGGCCGGCCAAGTACTTCGTCCTGGTGATGGCGATGGTGGTGCTGGTGTACGTGCAGGCGGGGATCGGCGAGCGGCTGGCGGCGGTCTCCGGCTCCGCGGCCGGGACGGAGGGGATCGTGAAGCTCGTGCAGACCCACATGAACCTGCTGATGGCGGCGGGCGTGCCCTTTTCCGCCCTGGGGACGTGGGTGATGTACCGGCGCTACGGGCTGAACTACGCGGAGCACGTGGTGCTGAACCTGTACGTCAACGCCCACCACACCCTGCTGATGGTTCCGCTCAGCGTCGCCGCCGCGTTTGGCGGGTTCCGGGTGCTGATGGTGGCCAACACCCTGCTCGGGTTCGGCTACCTGGTCTGGGTGGCGCGGGCGACGTTCGGCATCGGCACCGGGGCGGCCATTCTGCGCACGCTAGGCGCGCAGGCGTTGAACATGATCGCGGCGGGCACGGCGGGGATCGGCGTGGGCTACGCCATCGGCCACCTGATCCGCTGACGCCCCGGGAGGACGCCGCTCGTCACCCCCGGGCGACGCAGGGGGCTCGCTGGATGAACGAAAGGCCCCAGATCCACGCGGATCCGGGGCCTTTCGTTCGTCCGGAGCATGACGGGCACGCTCTCTGCCCGGGGCCGCCGCGGGGCAGGGCACCTCATCACCTTCTGGATGGAGAACGGCATGGCGGACATCGACGTGCGCCCCCGCCGGCCCGGGCTGCGGCCCTGGCTAATCGGCATCGCGGCGCTGGCGGCGGCGGCGCTGCTGGCGTTCTGGCTGCTGGACGACCGGGGGGACCAGGAGACGCTGGAGGGCGTCTCGTACGCGGCGCCGGAGGCGGGTCCGGTGTCATGACGCGCACCGCTGGGGCGTTGGTCCGGAAGTGATTCTGCATCGTTGTACAAACAGGGTACGAGACGTGCATTCTGCGCGTCGGCCACTGATCGCGGCGAGCCACGGCGGGCCTGTCATCTCCTGACAGGCGCTCCGGCCGGAGCGTTGCCCGAAAAGCCCTGTATCACCTCCGGCCGGTTTCAAGGAGTCCTCATGTCGGCAGTTTCCCGCCTACGGGTCCTGTGCGCCGTGGCCGCGCTCTGCGCGGGCGCGACCGCACTGGGCCCGGCACCCGCGGAAGCCCAGTACTTCGGGCGCAACAAGGTGCAGTACCAGACCTTTGACTTCCGCATCCTGCGCACCACGCACTTCGACGTCTACTACTACCCTGAGGAAGAAGTCGCCGCCCGCGACGCCGCCCGCATGGCGGAGCGCTGGTACGGGCGGCTTTCGCAGGTGCTGGAGTACGAGTTCGAGCAGCGCCAGCCGCTCATTCTGTACGCCAGCCACCCCCACTTTCAGCAGACGACGTCGCTGGGCGGCGACATCGGCGAGGGAACGGGCGGCGTCACCGAGGCCTTCAAGCAGCGCATCATTCTGCCCATGGCCAACGCGTACGCCGAAACCGACCACGTGGTCGGCCACGAACTGGTGCACGCCTTTCAGTACGACATCAGCGGGCTGGGGCGCGCGCAGGGCGGCATCGAGCAGGCCGCGCAGCGCTTCAACGTTCCCGCCTGGTTCACCGAGGGCATGGCGGAGTACCTGTCCATCGGCCCGGTGGACCCGCACACGGCCATGTGGCTGCGCGACGCGGCGCTCACCGGCCGCATTCCCACGCTGGAACAGCTGACCTTCGACCCCAGCTTCTTCCCCTACCGCTGGGGACAGGCGTTCTGGGCGTACGTGGGCGGCCGCTGGGGCGACGCGGCGGTGGGGCAGATTCTGAAGCAGGTGGGCCAGGGCGTGCCGTATCCGGAAGCGTTCTCGCGCATCGTGAACGTGCCGCTGGAAGAGATTTCGGAGGACTGGGCCAACTCCATCCGCCGCACCTACCTGCCGCTGCTGAACGAGCGGCGCGAGGCGCGCGAGCAGGGGCAGCCCACCATCACGCAGCGCGAGCAGGGCGGGCGGCTGAACGTGGCCCCGGTGGTTTCGCCGGACGGCCGCCGCATCGCCTTTCTGTCGGAACTCAACTTCCTGGACGTGCAGCTGTACGTGGCCGACGCGCAGACGGGCGAGGTTCTGCACCGCCTGGTGCGCGGAACGTCGTTTGATCCGCACTACGGCAGCCTGCGCTACATCAACTCGGCGGGATCGTGGTCGCCGGATTCGCGGCGGTTCGCCTTTTCGGCGCTGGTGGGCGGGCGCGACGTCATCTCCATCATCGACGCGCAGCGCGGATCCCGGCTTCGCGAGTACGACATCGACGGCGTAAGCGAGATCACCAACCCCACCTGGTCGCCGGACGGCAGCACCATCGTGGTGTCGGGCCTGCGCGGCGGCGTGTCGGACCTGTACGCGGTGGACGTGAACACGGGGCGCTCGCGGCAGCTGACGA
This genomic window from Longimicrobium terrae contains:
- a CDS encoding SCO family protein, yielding MRDARRSLVALVAASIAIIVGAGVAMSPRPAPAWVGTAYDPAPAGNFALRDQDGRAVTLESFRGHPVLLFFGYTRCPDICPLTLQKLTAAVRAQGRAGRDMRIVLITTDPANDTPAVLKAYAAPFGPQVVGLTGDSTAVVASRTAYGAYIAPVGTASASAGHAGHAMPAASGHAGHSMPAASARAPVMAHSGAVYGIDSDGNLRVVISEISTPDEARHDVALLARM
- a CDS encoding spheroidene monooxygenase; translation: MSLLATFTAVRYTPRRAGWGALHMATQRPLLARTPGLRFARLMGSGAGIGFSAVPDPLLWTLFAVWEDEAHWESFRDGSAVMRQYAARGEERYTLRLRPLSAHGRWGGEAPFGEPSLKAAADEPVVVLTRASIRLSRAARFWSRVHPVDETLRGNADLLLTFGVGEVPWLRQATLSVWRSAEAMRAWAYRTPEHAEVVRRTRAEGWYSEELFTRFRLLGTEGTLHGADPLASLGTPDP
- a CDS encoding NAD(P)H-dependent oxidoreductase produces the protein MKPDDENGRLPHDRRPLRVLLIAGSQRRQYNCPGVDSKSRTLMMRMADRLPAEWEVDVEDLGNVYARSRIQSCNACVSTSMALCCWPCNCYQKGDKAEPDLMWDLDLYARLDLADAWAVIGPVNWYAPSSNLKLMFDRLVCASGGNPDEGLIDHKDPEKAMRLEHSPEWKALSANHLEGRTAGFFCYGDQGSDELDEDGRPRLLRHKEWFPVDEEPFERMRNAYAPFVWQCRYSGIEVPDALWSYADTGVGVPYSDNQAEDMVREAPFMERFDAWTDSFVSHVGAKGQVPPGTWRAFGYEPPPHKTADIRLKWRDTRMRLGIAPEGSSPRIQQQMDLNRDVTLKPKQSTADQIDR
- the deoC gene encoding deoxyribose-phosphate aldolase, which produces MSTLPYNHLIAVPAGGPPDDVEAAHDEHRNPGTALDLDWVESVRVNRSAVERRAGSLSGRRTVKKQWQAAWLLRAITLMDLTTLSGDDTAGNVRRLCAKARHPVRPELLRALGVEHLPIHTAAVCVYHALVPTAVEALEGSGIPVAAVSTGFPSGLSPMEQRIQEIHASVNAGAREIDIVITRGHVLTGNWQALYDEVKAFRQACGPAHLKAILGTGELATLRNVGRASMVAMMAGADFIKTSTGKETENATLPVGLVMARAIREYRERSGHVVGFKPAGGIKTAKQALDWMLMMKEELGPDYVRPDLFRFGASSLLNDIERQLDHHVNGRYAAGYRQPMA
- a CDS encoding DUF3667 domain-containing protein, translating into MDTTLSPAPASATPEPIAAPGGHPALIPGDGPVAAVDVAPARILAPPPPVPACANCGAALTGRFCAECGQKRVEGRLSVRQVAMETVASAADMDRGLLHTVAGLTLRPGEVVRDYLNGATVRWTGPAKYFVLVMAMVVLVYVQAGIGERLAAVSGSAAGTEGIVKLVQTHMNLLMAAGVPFSALGTWVMYRRYGLNYAEHVVLNLYVNAHHTLLMVPLSVAAAFGGFRVLMVANTLLGFGYLVWVARATFGIGTGAAILRTLGAQALNMIAAGTAGIGVGYAIGHLIR